In one Brevibacillus composti genomic region, the following are encoded:
- a CDS encoding class I SAM-dependent methyltransferase has translation MILDAGCGEGSHASRIQESARHSFSTPLLAVGIDLSKEPANYAEFRQLLTDDSLVIKVVPGRHYLREIREILYEDTDKQAYANETTLAHFSDHFAWTDAETITYRFPLENHLLEPLLGMTPLFWGTTEERLRRAKLRDVPAVTVDLTILYGRNPSARNE, from the coding sequence ATGATTCTGGATGCCGGGTGCGGGGAAGGCTCTCATGCGTCCCGCATTCAGGAGAGCGCGAGGCACAGCTTCTCGACACCGCTCTTGGCTGTCGGGATTGATCTTTCCAAAGAGCCGGCCAATTACGCCGAATTTCGACAATTGCTCACGGATGACAGCTTGGTGATAAAGGTCGTTCCGGGACGTCACTACCTCCGGGAAATCAGAGAGATTTTGTACGAAGACACTGACAAGCAAGCCTACGCCAACGAAACGACCCTTGCCCATTTTTCCGATCACTTTGCGTGGACCGATGCGGAAACGATCACCTATCGGTTTCCCTTGGAAAATCATTTGCTCGAGCCTTTGCTCGGGATGACCCCGCTGTTCTGGGGGACGACCGAAGAGCGTCTGCGCCGTGCAAAACTGCGTGATGTGCCTGCCGTCACCGTAGATTTGACCATCTTGTACGGCAGAAACCCATCGGCTCGAAACGAATAG
- a CDS encoding nucleotide sugar dehydrogenase → MTQPIRVAVVGLGFVGLPLALTYALKGAHVVGVDVMPHVVEDINRGQSHHLESYQGKTLAEILREQIAAGRFRATTSYEEAAAEVTNYIITVGLPVYNGDPDLGPLKNCALTLGKVLKKGDTVMIRSTVVPGTTEEVILPLLEEASGLRAGVDFYLTYCSERIAEGRAFEEFIHMPLVLGGINEESAEKGRQLLSFISETEITISDIRVVETAKVIENIQRDVNIAMVQEFARFAESFGIDTFEMIRVANTHKRVNLLTPGPGVGGFCLPNALYYLQPKARELGVPLPLLQMARSTNDSVPSVLAGMLEKALQEKGKTLAGSRVAVFGLAMKDFSNDDRVSPVHDLIDVLTAKGVDVHSYDPAVPTRYKHKAETMEEAVRGADALMLTAVQKEFSDLDWKEVIALMNPSPILFDTKNRIPRSLDEQVTVVRI, encoded by the coding sequence ATGACTCAGCCAATACGCGTTGCTGTTGTCGGATTAGGGTTTGTCGGGCTGCCGCTGGCGCTTACCTACGCCTTGAAAGGGGCGCATGTGGTCGGAGTGGATGTCATGCCCCATGTCGTCGAGGATATCAATCGGGGACAGTCGCATCACCTGGAATCCTATCAAGGCAAGACACTGGCGGAAATTTTGCGCGAGCAGATCGCTGCCGGCCGTTTTCGTGCGACCACTTCCTATGAAGAAGCAGCCGCCGAGGTGACGAATTACATCATCACGGTCGGATTGCCCGTCTACAACGGAGACCCCGACCTCGGACCGCTGAAAAACTGTGCCCTGACTCTGGGGAAAGTGCTGAAAAAGGGCGATACTGTCATGATTCGCAGCACGGTTGTCCCCGGCACGACAGAAGAAGTGATCCTGCCGCTGCTGGAAGAAGCCAGCGGACTGCGCGCAGGTGTTGATTTTTACCTGACCTACTGCTCGGAGCGCATCGCCGAAGGACGAGCTTTTGAGGAGTTTATCCACATGCCGCTCGTGCTTGGAGGCATCAACGAAGAGAGCGCGGAAAAAGGAAGGCAGCTTTTGTCCTTCATCAGTGAGACGGAGATTACGATTTCCGATATCCGCGTGGTGGAAACAGCAAAAGTAATTGAAAATATTCAGCGCGATGTGAATATCGCGATGGTTCAGGAATTCGCCCGGTTTGCCGAGTCATTCGGCATCGATACCTTTGAAATGATTCGCGTGGCCAATACCCACAAGCGGGTCAATCTGTTGACACCGGGACCAGGCGTAGGCGGTTTCTGCCTCCCCAATGCCCTGTACTACTTGCAGCCAAAAGCACGCGAGCTGGGCGTTCCGCTCCCGCTTCTGCAGATGGCGCGGTCGACCAATGACAGCGTACCGTCCGTACTGGCGGGCATGCTGGAAAAAGCCTTGCAGGAAAAAGGCAAGACGCTCGCGGGAAGTCGCGTGGCCGTATTCGGCCTGGCGATGAAGGACTTCTCCAACGACGATCGCGTCAGCCCTGTGCATGATTTGATCGACGTGCTCACCGCCAAAGGCGTGGACGTCCACTCTTACGATCCGGCGGTGCCGACCCGCTACAAGCACAAGGCGGAGACGATGGAAGAGGCGGTCAGAGGAGCAGACGCATTGATGCTGACGGCTGTGCAGAAGGAGTTCAGCGATCTGGATTGGAAGGAAGTCATCGCTCTGATGAATCCGTCGCCGATCCTGTTCGACACGAAAAACCGCATCCCGCGCTCTCTGGATGAGCAGGTGACTGTGGTCAGAATATAA
- a CDS encoding DUF350 domain-containing protein, with protein MEQLLQNPYFGTFAYYTVTGLAMVVFLSVFELVTRYQVWQELKKGNVAVAMATGGKLFGIANIFSYSIQHHDSIGQALIWGTFGFFLLLGSYFIFEFMTPGFRVDDEIGRDNRAIGLISMVLSIGFSFVIGASLTR; from the coding sequence ATGGAACAGTTATTGCAAAATCCTTATTTTGGAACATTTGCGTACTACACGGTGACCGGCCTTGCGATGGTCGTCTTTCTCTCTGTATTTGAGCTGGTCACGCGTTATCAGGTATGGCAAGAGTTGAAAAAAGGCAATGTGGCCGTCGCGATGGCCACGGGCGGAAAATTGTTTGGGATCGCCAATATTTTCAGCTATTCGATTCAGCACCACGACTCGATTGGACAAGCGCTGATCTGGGGCACTTTTGGCTTTTTCCTTCTGCTCGGCAGCTATTTCATCTTTGAATTTATGACCCCCGGCTTCCGGGTGGACGATGAGATCGGCAGGGACAACCGGGCCATTGGCCTTATCTCGATGGTCCTGTCCATCGGTTTTTCCTTTGTCATCGGAGCCAGTCTGACGAGGTAA